A single region of the Desulfovibrio inopinatus DSM 10711 genome encodes:
- a CDS encoding response regulator, which yields MEGELIVESTLGKGSTFSFWLPLEPGDAEQASPTKAPNVILDGIVEPAQPVRLLLAEDNPMNVRLLETMAKKLGHSLTVVENGILVIEALREQDFDVVLMDMDMLEMDGFQATKLIRSGKSGVRSPSILIIALTAHALADVRKACFEAGVDAFVTKPIDFSQLLGAIGRLTTTNQEIVPKAHASDIPSSHRKREEKSILRVDIALQLVENDENLLRELCRIFLAEFDETAQNIEKKYLQDDRRGLAQLLHSMRNSCGAVGAAHCHDLALKLEVALVEEKDVNLAETIAERLEAFNEARDAVLSYLKEK from the coding sequence ATGGAAGGAGAATTAATAGTCGAAAGCACCTTGGGAAAAGGAAGTACTTTTTCCTTTTGGCTCCCACTTGAACCCGGTGATGCAGAGCAAGCTTCACCAACGAAAGCTCCGAATGTGATTTTGGATGGAATTGTGGAGCCGGCACAACCTGTTCGTTTGCTTCTTGCTGAAGATAATCCCATGAATGTTCGTTTGTTGGAGACGATGGCCAAAAAATTGGGGCACAGCCTGACCGTAGTGGAAAATGGGATACTTGTCATTGAAGCTCTGCGTGAGCAGGACTTTGATGTTGTTCTTATGGATATGGACATGCTAGAAATGGATGGATTTCAAGCCACAAAATTGATTCGATCCGGTAAAAGTGGTGTGCGCTCTCCATCAATTCTAATCATTGCTTTGACTGCTCACGCTTTAGCAGATGTTCGAAAAGCGTGTTTTGAAGCTGGAGTTGATGCGTTTGTGACAAAACCTATTGATTTCTCGCAACTGCTTGGGGCCATTGGAAGATTGACGACAACAAATCAGGAAATAGTCCCTAAAGCTCACGCGAGTGATATTCCTTCTTCTCATAGGAAGAGAGAAGAGAAGTCAATCCTACGGGTTGATATTGCTCTTCAACTTGTTGAGAATGATGAAAATTTGCTCAGAGAGCTGTGTAGGATATTTCTCGCTGAGTTCGACGAGACAGCACAAAATATTGAGAAAAAATATCTTCAGGATGATCGACGTGGATTAGCCCAGTTACTGCACTCCATGAGAAATAGTTGTGGTGCAGTAGGGGCGGCACATTGTCACGATTTGGCTCTGAAGTTAGAGGTGGCATTGGTGGAAGAAAAGGACGTTAATTTAGCAGAGACGATTGCTGAACGTTTGGAAGCGTTCAATGAGGCTCGGGACGCGGTACTTTCTTATCTTAAAGAAAAGTAA